In Kineosporia sp. NBRC 101731, the following proteins share a genomic window:
- a CDS encoding RidA family protein — MSMPRTAITTTDAPAPAHTFSQGVRKGPVLQVSGQGPVDPVTNEYLYPGDVKAQTLRTLENVDAILRAGGATFDDVVMLRVYLTTRDDFAAMNEAYGEFVTQRCASGVLPARTTVMTGLPREEMLVEIDALAVLD; from the coding sequence ATGAGCATGCCCCGCACCGCCATCACCACGACCGACGCCCCGGCGCCCGCCCACACGTTCTCCCAGGGAGTGCGCAAGGGTCCGGTGCTCCAGGTGTCCGGCCAGGGCCCGGTCGACCCGGTGACGAACGAGTACCTGTACCCCGGCGACGTGAAGGCCCAGACGCTGCGCACGCTGGAGAACGTCGACGCGATCCTGCGGGCCGGCGGCGCCACGTTCGACGACGTCGTCATGCTGCGGGTCTACCTGACCACCCGCGACGACTTCGCCGCGATGAACGAGGCCTACGGCGAGTTCGTCACGCAGCGCTGCGCCTCGGGCGTCCTCCCGGCCCGCACGACCGTCATGACCGGCCTGCCGCGCGAGGAGATGCTCGTCGAGATCGACGCCCTGGCCGTCCTGGACTGA
- a CDS encoding 2Fe-2S iron-sulfur cluster-binding protein: protein MTTEIPGERLTTTAFLTTPDEIAALLGKPVPAVMMKQIDHLDPGAVSVLRHSPIAGAGYRDTAGSRRSTFVGGDAGFLEVLTPTRIAFSLPETSPVPANSTGFSFVFLLPGVSETLRLNGLMLSRDGARTVVRVQEVYVHCARAIGRSQLWVASHSPAPSGRNVPGGSGPLNAPGVREFLAAAPFLVCTSGDADGGSDTSPRGDRPGFVRVIDGHTIAIPDRKGNRRADTFHNLLQDPQIALAALVPGSSQVLHLNGTASVTTDPDLLSTMALRGMSPHAALLIDVAGVELGVSVPVRDAHLWDATAHVDRDAFPDLNILAAQHLATNPAHRWGLLIRPVAALLKLFPNVTRRLIGRSFSSALAQEGYDSDSPAAVPTPPRRASTPARRFEVSAIRRETPDAVTIVLRGGDEPLDFAPGQFFTFGLDVDGTTVRRAYSASCAPGSPELEITVKHIDDGIFSSHLHRKLAVGDQIEVRGPSGALFDPAPADTDEIVMVAAGSGVTPMMSIIRARLAGPGRARLMLLYGNRDETSIIFAGELARLQREHPGRLVVTHQLTGPEPTWTGRTGRITGASLTGWLATVHPSPEARYYLCGPDTLMNGAREVLREHQILDDRIRLESYRSAAPPDPSGTAHRMNVTDGGAEIGAGTVPAGQTLLEAGLAAGLPMPYSCTVGNCGECVVKLLSGRVTMSEPHCLPVGQEAEGYVLTCVGRAQTDVTLDIADL, encoded by the coding sequence ATGACCACGGAGATCCCGGGCGAAAGGCTCACGACAACAGCGTTTCTGACCACTCCGGACGAGATCGCTGCACTGCTGGGCAAACCCGTGCCCGCCGTGATGATGAAGCAGATCGATCACCTGGATCCGGGCGCCGTCTCGGTGCTGCGGCATTCCCCGATCGCGGGTGCCGGATACCGGGACACAGCAGGATCGCGCCGCAGCACGTTCGTGGGTGGTGACGCCGGGTTCCTCGAGGTACTCACCCCTACCCGGATCGCCTTCTCCCTGCCCGAGACCTCCCCTGTGCCAGCGAATTCGACCGGTTTCTCCTTCGTCTTCCTCCTACCCGGGGTCAGTGAGACCCTCCGGCTGAACGGCCTGATGCTGAGCCGCGACGGGGCCCGGACCGTCGTGCGGGTGCAGGAGGTCTACGTGCACTGCGCGCGGGCCATCGGACGGTCCCAGCTGTGGGTGGCCTCGCATTCCCCGGCTCCATCCGGCCGCAACGTCCCCGGCGGATCCGGCCCTCTGAATGCACCGGGGGTACGGGAGTTCCTCGCCGCCGCACCGTTCCTGGTCTGCACCAGCGGCGATGCCGACGGCGGGAGCGACACCAGCCCCCGGGGTGACCGGCCGGGTTTCGTCCGGGTCATCGACGGGCACACGATCGCCATCCCGGACCGCAAGGGCAATCGCCGCGCCGACACCTTCCACAATCTGCTGCAGGACCCCCAGATCGCCCTCGCCGCGCTGGTGCCGGGCTCCTCGCAGGTCCTGCACCTGAACGGGACCGCTTCGGTCACCACCGATCCGGATCTGCTCAGCACCATGGCGTTACGAGGTATGAGCCCGCACGCGGCGCTGCTGATCGACGTCGCCGGAGTGGAACTGGGCGTCAGTGTCCCGGTGCGAGACGCCCACCTGTGGGATGCGACGGCCCACGTCGACCGCGACGCGTTCCCCGATCTGAACATCCTGGCGGCCCAGCACCTGGCCACCAACCCGGCCCACCGGTGGGGCCTGCTGATCCGGCCGGTGGCAGCCCTCCTGAAGCTCTTCCCGAACGTCACCCGGCGCCTGATCGGCCGGTCGTTCAGCTCGGCCCTGGCCCAAGAGGGCTACGACAGTGATTCTCCGGCCGCCGTGCCCACCCCGCCGCGCCGGGCGTCCACACCCGCGCGCCGGTTCGAGGTGTCCGCGATCCGCCGGGAGACACCCGACGCCGTCACGATCGTCCTGCGGGGCGGCGACGAACCTCTGGACTTCGCTCCGGGACAGTTCTTCACGTTCGGCCTCGACGTGGACGGGACCACCGTGCGGCGCGCCTACTCCGCGTCCTGCGCTCCCGGCTCCCCCGAACTGGAGATCACCGTCAAACACATCGACGACGGGATCTTCTCCAGCCATCTGCACCGGAAGCTCGCGGTGGGCGACCAGATCGAGGTCCGCGGACCCTCGGGTGCACTCTTCGACCCGGCCCCGGCCGACACCGACGAGATCGTCATGGTGGCCGCCGGCAGCGGTGTCACCCCGATGATGAGCATCATCCGGGCGCGGCTGGCCGGTCCGGGCCGCGCCCGTCTGATGCTGCTGTACGGCAACCGGGACGAGACCAGCATCATCTTCGCCGGTGAGCTGGCCCGGCTGCAGCGGGAGCATCCGGGCCGGCTGGTGGTGACGCACCAGCTGACCGGCCCGGAACCCACCTGGACCGGCCGGACGGGCCGGATCACCGGCGCGTCCCTGACCGGCTGGCTGGCCACCGTGCATCCCTCTCCCGAGGCCCGCTACTACCTGTGCGGCCCGGACACCCTCATGAACGGAGCCCGGGAAGTCCTGCGGGAACACCAGATCCTGGACGATCGGATCCGGCTGGAGAGCTACCGCAGCGCGGCCCCTCCCGACCCGAGCGGCACCGCCCACCGGATGAACGTCACCGACGGCGGGGCCGAGATCGGCGCCGGAACGGTCCCGGCCGGACAGACCCTGCTGGAGGCCGGGCTGGCCGCCGGGCTGCCGATGCCCTACTCCTGCACGGTCGGGAACTGCGGCGAGTGCGTCGTGAAGCTTCTCTCCGGCCGGGTGACGATGAGCGAGCCGCACTGCCTGCCCGTCGGGCAGGAGGCCGAAGGTTACGTCCTGACCTGCGTGGGCCGCGCCCAGACCGACGTCACGCTCGACATCGCCGACCTCTGA
- a CDS encoding FAD-dependent monooxygenase, translated as MGEQVLVAGAGIAGLAVARALRGHDIPVVLSERSEDRSGLAIVLPGNAVTAIDRLGLGERLASLGSPTRRREYRSARDRLMFGVDEDAFWGPQARPRCVRRSDLLDLLADGLDAPVRRPLAVRATTPQDDSVRVEFGDDTTEDFGFVIGADGIRSAVRSGLPGGAERTQALLTGSNWRFMARNPGVDCWTVWTGPTATFLLVPVDQGQVYGYASSVVGGVVADNPDWLQTTFATYPAPVRQVLAELAGRPDTLYHSAVEEVRSGTWAHGRRVLIGDAAHATAPVWAQGAAMALEDGQVLADLLATHPWDQVGERYQNARRARVQHVQDSTDRFSRAAALPAIVRNSLVRFVGPRSYRSTYTPLRTPPAAV; from the coding sequence ATGGGCGAGCAGGTACTGGTGGCCGGAGCGGGGATCGCCGGTCTGGCGGTGGCGCGGGCTCTGCGCGGCCATGACATACCGGTGGTGCTGAGCGAGCGGAGCGAGGACCGCTCCGGGCTGGCCATCGTACTGCCGGGCAACGCCGTGACGGCCATCGACCGGCTGGGGCTGGGCGAGCGGCTGGCCTCGCTCGGGTCGCCGACCCGGCGCCGGGAGTACCGCAGTGCCCGGGACCGGCTGATGTTCGGCGTCGACGAGGACGCCTTCTGGGGGCCGCAGGCCCGGCCCCGGTGTGTGCGGCGCTCAGACCTTCTGGATCTGCTGGCCGACGGCCTGGACGCACCGGTGCGCCGGCCGCTGGCGGTACGGGCGACCACCCCGCAGGACGACTCGGTGCGGGTCGAGTTCGGGGACGACACCACGGAGGACTTCGGGTTCGTGATCGGTGCCGACGGCATCCGGTCGGCCGTGCGGTCCGGGCTGCCGGGAGGCGCCGAGCGCACCCAGGCTCTGCTCACCGGGTCCAACTGGCGCTTCATGGCACGCAATCCCGGGGTGGACTGCTGGACCGTGTGGACAGGGCCTACGGCGACGTTCCTCCTGGTGCCGGTGGATCAGGGGCAGGTGTACGGGTACGCCTCCAGCGTGGTCGGAGGTGTGGTCGCCGACAATCCGGACTGGCTGCAGACCACTTTCGCCACCTACCCGGCTCCGGTCCGGCAGGTGCTGGCGGAGCTCGCCGGGCGCCCGGACACGCTCTACCACTCAGCGGTCGAAGAGGTCCGCTCCGGCACCTGGGCACATGGACGCCGCGTGCTGATCGGTGACGCGGCGCACGCCACCGCCCCGGTCTGGGCCCAGGGCGCGGCCATGGCCCTGGAAGACGGTCAGGTGCTGGCCGACCTACTGGCCACCCACCCGTGGGACCAGGTCGGCGAGCGCTACCAGAATGCCCGGCGCGCTCGGGTGCAGCACGTCCAGGACTCCACCGACCGGTTCTCCCGGGCGGCGGCGCTGCCTGCCATCGTCCGCAATTCGCTGGTCCGGTTCGTCGGGCCGCGTTCCTACCGCAGCACGTACACCCCGCTCAGGACGCCACCTGCGGCCGTCTGA
- a CDS encoding RNA polymerase sigma factor — MRELSDAAYRHLYSAHFPVILNYVLRRVNGPDDAADVVAETFLVAWRRSEEIPAGEDARLWLFGVARRVLANHARGERRRSQLGQRLRLELREDAVDDPSADLVEVLAVDAALGALEATDREVLELTVWDQLTPSEIGILLDLPAPVVRSRLFRARKAVRKDFRAPERVGAGRRDDHGGPGHVVVARTASQPERS, encoded by the coding sequence GTGAGGGAACTGTCAGACGCTGCCTACCGGCACCTGTACTCCGCCCACTTCCCGGTGATCCTGAACTACGTCCTTCGGCGGGTGAACGGCCCCGACGACGCGGCCGACGTGGTCGCGGAGACGTTTCTGGTGGCCTGGCGCCGGAGTGAGGAGATACCGGCGGGGGAAGATGCACGACTGTGGCTGTTCGGCGTGGCGCGCCGCGTGCTGGCCAACCACGCCCGGGGGGAACGGCGCCGCAGCCAGCTCGGTCAGCGGCTCCGGCTGGAGTTGCGGGAGGACGCGGTGGACGACCCGTCGGCCGATCTGGTCGAGGTCCTGGCCGTGGACGCGGCCCTGGGTGCACTCGAGGCGACCGACCGCGAGGTGCTGGAGCTGACCGTCTGGGACCAGCTGACCCCGAGCGAGATCGGCATCCTGCTGGATCTGCCCGCCCCGGTGGTGCGTTCCCGGTTGTTCCGCGCCCGCAAGGCCGTGCGTAAAGACTTTCGGGCTCCCGAACGGGTGGGCGCCGGGCGACGCGACGACCACGGCGGACCCGGACATGTAGTGGTTGCCCGTACCGCGTCCCAGCCGGAAAGAAGTTGA